Within Quercus lobata isolate SW786 chromosome 5, ValleyOak3.0 Primary Assembly, whole genome shotgun sequence, the genomic segment ATTTAATTCATGTACGTTTTATTATAAAACCTGGATGAGACACAATCTAGGTAGATTTCTTTTGCAAATGATTCTTTCTAGCCTCTTGAAAAGCAGGAACGAGTGCCACACCTCCTGTAGTATACACAATGATCAACATTAGTGATGCGAGAATAATTAGCAACAAAACTACCGAGGTGTCAAGCTTCacttcaatttaaattaaattgcGCCATGTTGAAATTCTAAGAATCCATATAAAGCCcaccacttttattttttatgagtaaAACCCCTGTGGAATTGAAGCTTAAAACATATGAGGTGAAAATCAtactatgcaaaaaaaaaaaaaaaaaacctctacaTCACATATTTGATGTGCTATgtatatgaaagaaaaattctaCCATCATAGTACCACTTTGTTTCTATTTAGGGCATTCCCATGACTATTACATATAActacaaaatttaattcaaattgaGGCTATAGATATGCTATATTTgtgaaataaaatctaaatatcaCATTTAGCTATGAATCAAATCATATATTCAAAATACGTGAATGTTTGAAGCAAAATACCTTCTAGCTAACGATGCCTTTCACTTATAAGGTGACAACTTCGTAGCTTTTCCAAAAACCAGTTCACTTTTACCATTGTAGTCACATAAACCCAATCCTTGATGCCATCGAGAAATCTAAAATAAGCATGCCTCCAGGTCCTCTTGAAGAAGAGAACTCCACAAATTGCCCAAAAACCAACAGCAAATCCAACCCCCAGACCTATATAGAAGCTGTACTTTTCAGAGTGATCTTCTATTCTACCAATTGGTGTTCTATTGGATGGTTCTTCCTCTACTGTACAGGTTTTTGGCAGAGGATCACCACAAAGTTGAGGATTGCCAGTGTAGCTGAGTGCATCAAAAGACTGGAGCTGTGTGCTTAAAGGAATTCTACCTGACAAGCTGTTATATGACAAGTCCAATTGACTAAGAAATGTCAAATTAGACATGCTTGGAGGAATTTCACCCGATAGATGATTTCGAGAGAGATCAATCGACTCTAACTCTTTCATGCTCCCAATTTTTTCTGGTATCGCTCCCGTCAAATGATTTTGAGATAAGTTCAAAAAATGCAACCCAAAAAGAACTGAAATCTCAACAGGAATTGATTCGGACAAGTTGTTACTTGAAAGGTCTATAAGCCTAACAAATTTGACGTTGTCAAAATATTCTAGTTGCTTCTTTTTGGGAACCAAGAAAAGATTCTCAACATACATGCTATAAGCATAAGGTAGATAGCCAAAATGAATAGATCCTCCATTATCAGGTTTTGCCAAGGCACTCAAATTGTTCAAGCACTTTGGTATGGTTCCTGATAGGCTATTATTGGCAAGATCTAACACTATAATAGAAGATAGTTGGCATATTTGTAGAGGTATGTGGCCGTGGAGTCCATTGGATCTAAGACGGAGAACCATAAGACTTGTCATTTCTCCAATCCAAAGTGGTATGGTAACCTGCAAATGATTCTCACCTATATCAAGGAGTTCTAACTGTGAGCAACTTTGCAATGAAGATGGTATATCTCCGGAGATGTTATTGTTTTCTAAATGCAGTGTTTGGAGTGCAACCAAAGAACCCATTGAATGAGGAATTCCACCAGATATACTATTGCTTCCCAAGTCTAGACGAGCCAAAGATTGCCAATCCTTCCAACAGTCAGGAAGCTCTCCTGATAAGAGATTGAATGATGCAtctaaaattatcaatttattcaTTCTATTCCTCTTTAGGCATAAGAAAGTGGAGATCGGTCCAGCAAATGAGTTGTCAGCTATATTGAGCTCTTTGACATTCGCAGACAATTGTGGCATTCGACCCTTGAAATGATTAGAATTTAGATTTAAGACCGTAGAATTTAACACAGCGTCTGACATATCCCCTTCTATGTGGTTTCCAGACAAATCAATTACTTCAATGTTTGAAGTCCAGTTCCAGAACCAACCTGGAACCTCGTCTGAAATTTCTGACTTGGACATTCGTATAACTCTAAGGGATTTTTGTGTTTGCAGCCATGTAGGAAAGTTGGGTCCTACCTTACAATAGCTCATGTAAGCTACATCAAGTTGAAAAGGAGGAATCCAATTGGAACTCACATTAAAGAACAAAGGATTTGATAAATATAAAGAAGTTAATTTCGAGAGTTCAGTGAAATGTCCTTCACCAACGGTGCctgttaataaatttttatcaatAGATAACCACTCTAAATTTGAGAGAAGCCCAAGACTCTCTGGAATTGTGCCACTCAACTGATTATCAGAGAGGGATAAACCTTCCAAATAAGAAAAATTCCCAATGGATGAAGGAATAGGACCACTTAAAGAGTTATACCAGAGGtcaagatattttagatatttaagCTGCCCTATAGACTCCGGAATTTTTCCAACTAGGTCATTGGAAGACAATAATAGATATTCTAAGTTATGCAAATTCAAAATGCTAGGCGGTATCTTGCCTTTTAGCAAACTATATTCTAGTTTAAGCACTACGAGGCTTGTACTGAGATTAAAGAAGCAATTAGGAATCTCATGATTGAAAAGGTTATAGGAAAGATCAAGGACTTGAAGAGACGTGTGGTTGACAAATCCAAGAGATGGTTTTAGGCTATCAAGTTGACAAGTTGACAAGTGTAGCTCCAAAAGAGATGAGAACTTACTCATTATTTGAAGCCAATCAACTTCTCTGTGAAGGTCGATGCTATTCagatcaaggtattgtatggaaGAGAAATGAGACATCCAACGAAGGTTATCTACATAGAGGTCAGAATTAGATCCAAGAGACAGATAGCGAAGGCTTGAAAGGTTTCCAAGCTGATGAGGAATGAGTCCAGAGAAATTGGCTCCGCTAAGATCAAGATATCTCAGACTACCAATTGAACCAAGGAAACTTGGAATAGGAGTACAATTAAAGTTATTGTAACTCAAGTCCaagtaatttaaaaattctaatttaagCAATGAAAGACTAATCTCACCGCCTAACCTCTTTTCGTAGTCTCCACTGAGCAAGCTCTTGTCGTCGTAATAAAATCCACTGAGGTGGAGCTCTGTGACTCGACCAGTTTTGTTGTTGCAATGAACTCGGTCCCATCTACAACAATCGACTTGGTCAGACCAGGATGAGAGTGCGTTTCTAGGATCAGAGAGaccttttttgaaaattagaagtgcttgtttctctttttcaatgCAAGAGATATTTGACTCTGCTTTGAATAAGCTTAAACTGAAGGTTGCTGCAAAGAACCACAGTAAGAAAAGCACATGAGTCGCAAAAGAGGCACCCATGACAAGGCAATGAAGGACTAGAAATTTTGAAGAGAAGATAAGTGTGTGTTGTGGTGATGCAGTTGGAGACCACTAACTCTTGATAATATAGTGattcttcaaagaaaaaaaaaaaaaaactttctttttggATGAAGACTTTGACTCGTTGACTTAAGTCAATCACCAAAGATTTATACTTGCCTTTCACGGCATAGTGATTGCTTATCATTCTGTATCAAAGTCATAAAACTTCTTTTCAAGATTATTTGTATTAGAAGTTGAATAATTAGATAAGAACATGATAATTGTTACCATGGCATTTGAATAAATCTTATCTACTTGTTATAGATAAAGATTAAATTGCTTTTGAATCGAAAATTTGTTTTATCTTGTAAGGCCGCCTATTTACATATAGCTTGATGTTGAATAATAAAGCAAGCtacaaatattattattgagtgaattttcactttaaagaTGTTTGgagtttttatatttctttgaagTAATCTATTTATCAATTAGGAAGTTTTAGGCAAAACAACCAGCACAAAAATAAAGTAatctgttttgatttttttttccttgagtaTATTGTCATCGCTTAGTTCCAATCTTTCACATGTTTGGTTGATGCTGtttcctcttttttatattttattatattgcagcttctcaaaaaaaaaaaaaaaaaaattatattgcaaAAGTAATGCCCATGATTGAGTAAAATTAATTTCTTCGTTAATGCTTGCTTTTGAAATATTGTTTAGGCACatctgtttttgtgttttgttaaaaagaagATAGAAGAATTGTAGCGGACAGGGtaggtttattttttggggtGTGGGGGGTGTTGTGactgtaacttttttttttttttttttgagaaacagttTGTGACTGTAACTTAATAGGTCATTATGAACAGATTAAAAGGATACGTATTTGGGCGGTTTGCATGGGTTGGTTTTTTGGGCCCTACATTCAAGCATCATTGTCACTTTATGTTatgtacttttttaaaaataagtgtgaattagttgagttacaaaaattttgatgtaaATAAGCTTGTAATAGGTTAggtaaaacaaaaatgaacaattcaccttcaataaaataggctttttctttatttttggtgaattttaGAATTCGATCTTAATTATGGATTCAAGAAATACTTTCTAAGGGTTTCTGTCCAGCTGGAACAAGATCTAGCCCATTCACGATTGTAAGGAGCTAGCTGCATCAGATTGTATAGCTGAGTTGTAGTGTATAGGTACATTGGATTAGATCATGACATATGCTGAGATTGTATTTAGACATGTGATTGATTGTAAGTGTACTTGATTGTATTAAACATGTGCTAATTGTATGCAGCATGTGCTGATGCATTGGCAGTTAGGTAGTTAGGTAGTTAGGCAGTTAGTCAGTTACTTGGCAGTTAGAGATTGGCATGAGGGTATAAGAGAGGATTGTAAGGTGAGGCAGAGGGTTTGTGAAATGTAATGTTTCTTTTGTTCTTAACCATTCCTAATCTTTCCCCTTTTCTTGTGGAGGCCCGGTTGTCCTTGAAATCAACCAGAAAAATACCTTTAATTGTATAAAATCCATTGATAGATTGAGGAGACTTAATACACGATTCCAATTCTGCATCTTGAGGATCATAGGAATTTGAACGCGCGGTAAGAAAAGCATATTGTAAATGGTCTTTAGATTTTCTGatttaatgaaaaattcaaagcaTTAATGGAAGCATACGGTTTCTTAGTCTCCTTatacttataatttataatgagatTAAATTGGGTCAGGAACGGGCATAAAAGGTATGTTCTATGCCAACATTAGTGATTCTTCaaaccttttctcttttttgttattatattattatttaatcaaGACCTTGACTTGTTGACGTACTAgtgcttttatattattttaagccaaactCACAAGGATCAACGCTAACCACTCAGGTGATGAGATGAACCGTCCGTTTGGgaagaaatttatttaattttgtaacttttttttttaactatttataggtctcatTGTACCGttgatactattcataagttCCATTATACTATTCAACTaacttttaactcttttttttttttctacattttcagtttcaactaaataaactgtTTTCAAACGGACCCGTAGTATTAAGTTCATTTCAGAACCATCTTTCATGTAATAATATAGAGATTTTCCATCAATATCATAATCATCTAGAATttgaattattgaatttttgtttttatagggTGACTTATTGACCATTAATCTATTATGCAATATTTTCCACCATGTGACATAATTTTCATATAGGGCCAAAAATTCATGTTGAGGAAATTGATTTTGGAACTTAAGGCTCATTATTGAGTACAATCTCAAGTCATATGTATGTACTCTTAATGACATGATTAAATTAGTGATAGTATATGCTTTTAGCCAAACTCCTAGAGATCAATGCTCAACACACACAAGTGAAGAGATGTAGTGTTAAGTTCATTTGACAATCATCTTTCATGTAACCGTGTAGAGATTTTtcaacaatatcaaaatcattAAGCATTTGTCTTATTAACAtcctttgttttttaattgGGTGACTTGTTGACCTTTAATCCATTATGCAATGTTTTCCACCATGTGACATAATTTCATGGAAGGCCAAAAATTCATGAACTTAAGCCTCATGATTGAGTAGAATATCATGTGAATGTGTTCTTAATTACATGAATAAATTAGTGATAATATAGGCTTTAAGCAAAACCCCCCAAAGATCAATGCTCGCCACACACAAGTGATGAAATGTTGCGTTAGGTTCATTTGACATCCATCTTTCAAGTAACCGCGTAGAGATTATTCATCAATGTCAAAATCATCTAGAATCTAGCTCTCCTTTGACTTGTTGACCATTGATCCATTATACAACATTTTCCACTGTTAGAGGTAGCTCTACTTGTTAATCAAGGTGGTGACCACATCTCATTTTCTAAGTGTTGATAGTTATACCATGTAAATGCAGATATTTCATTTACCACTTGAGTTGCTGAATTGACAATAAGAAATTCCTACAAGTTATAAGTTGCCCTGTTCAAAACTTAGGGATGAATGATCCAGACATGAAGACCTATTGCAAGCTGCTTTTGATTGTCTCGTTCCATGATGGTATTCAAATATAGATTTGAAGGAAATACATTGTAGTGGATTTCCATTGTAGTGGATTTCCATCTTTCAAGTAACCGTGTAGAAATTATTCATCAATGTCAGAATCATCTAGAATCTGGCTCTCTTTTTTATGACTTGTTGACCATTGATCTATTATGCAATATTTTCCACTATTAAGGGTGGCTCTACTTGTTAATCAAGGTGGTGACCGCAtctcatttttctaagtgttgatAGTTATACCATGTAAATGCAGATATTTCATTTACCACTTGAGTTGCTGAAGGGACAATAAGAAATTCCTACAAGTTATAAGTTGCCCTGTTGAAAACTTAGGGATGAATGATCCAGACATGAAGACCCATTGCAAGCTGCTTTTGATTGTCTCATTCCATGATGGTATTCCAATATATATTTGAAGGAAATACATTGTGATCTATGTTCATTAGTAGTACTAATTAAATGGTGGTCCCAATGTGTGATCTATGTTCAATAGCAATAGTTACTAAATGGAGGAGGGTCACATTGGCCGTGTTAGGTGTATTTGACTATGTTACCTAAAACTCAACCAAGAGACCAATATATGTGGCCATGAAATGCTAGCCATTTTAGGATTTGATTAATGTAGGATCTTGTGAGACTTGTTAGGAGGATTTGGGATTGGTTTTGGAAATGATGGGTGGTTGATTTAGGTCCAAACTGTGCGATCTATGCTGATTAGTAGTAAAGAATTGGAATTGCTAGAATCACATTGGCTGCCTTAGGTGCAGTAATGCACAAAGAATTGCATGCAGCAATATGCGAATCCCCAGCTTGGTACAATTATAGAACCTCTAGAATTTGAGGGAATTATGGAGGGTGACTTGGTTGTGTGAGATTATATGGCGTAAGCAATAGCATAGGTGTGCCTACATGGCCAGTTGTGCGTAGCCTTACAAGAAATTGACATAAATCAATAGAACGATAATGTTGGAAACAGAGCCAATGATACAATAGTCTTAGTCACGTATTTGTTCATGAAAGTGAACTGCTAATGAGTTCTAGCTCAAAGAGAACTCCCTCTGCCCACAAGAATGGATGGAGGGTGAGGCTGTGGGTTCAAAAGCCATTAGATGTGTAATTTATCAATGGAAAAAAGTGTAAAGGTTCATCAGAGTGATCTTCAAGTATTGGTCATGCAAACTTGAGTTTTGGTCGTGCTAGTAACTtgcaatagatttttttttttggttgataaattTAGATATGTCTATGGTTCGAAcctgtcccccccccccccccatattgacctaacaaaaaaaaaaaacatgttttgcattttttttaattgttacattttttaaacATGTCTTTTTTAGTGTAAAGGGATTTGTTACTCCATTAATCCAGCTATTTTTGTGTTAAATAGGAATCATGCCCTACGGTGAAGAACATTCTTCTTCTAGACTCTGAAGGGAAGCGTGTAGCAGTCAAGTATTACTCAGATGATTGGCCaacaaataatgaaaatttagcttttgaaaaatctgttttgaCCAAGACTCAGTCCAATGCTCGGGTAGAAGGTATGCTGTGATAACTCAACTTAAAATAGTACAGTTGTTCTTGTCCAAATATTATCAGCCAATTAATGCTTAGATCAAGAACTGTTAGATGCTTAAGCTGCCCTAGCGAATCTGGAATTTTTCCGCTCAAAGAATTATCAACAAGATCAAGATATTCTAAGAGACTTGTGCTAAGATCAGAGAACAAATTAGGTATCTCTTAATTGAAATGATTTTCAGAAAGATCAACGACCCGAAGAGATGTGGAATTGACAAATCCAACCAATGGAGTCAAACTATCAAGTTGACAATCGTTTAAGAATAGCTCCGAAAGAGATGAGAGTGAACTTATAATTGAAGCCAATCAACTTCTCAATGAAGGTTGGTGTGGCTTAGATCAAGGTGCAA encodes:
- the LOC115991593 gene encoding receptor-like protein EIX2 isoform X1; its protein translation is MGASFATHVLFLLWFFAATFSLSLFKAESNISCIEKEKQALLIFKKGLSDPRNALSSWSDQVDCCRWDRVHCNNKTGRVTELHLSGFYYDDKSLLSGDYEKRLGGEISLSLLKLEFLNYLDLSYNNFNCTPIPSFLGSIGSLRYLDLSGANFSGLIPHQLGNLSSLRYLSLGSNSDLYVDNLRWMSHFSSIQYLDLNSIDLHREVDWLQIMSKFSSLLELHLSTCQLDSLKPSLGFVNHTSLQVLDLSYNLFNHEIPNCFFNLSTSLVVLKLEYSLLKGKIPPSILNLHNLEYLLLSSNDLVGKIPESIGQLKYLKYLDLWYNSLSGPIPSSIGNFSYLEGLSLSDNQLSGTIPESLGLLSNLEWLSIDKNLLTGTVGEGHFTELSKLTSLYLSNPLFFNVSSNWIPPFQLDVAYMSYCKVGPNFPTWLQTQKSLRVIRMSKSEISDEVPGWFWNWTSNIEVIDLSGNHIEGDMSDAVLNSTVLNLNSNHFKGRMPQLSANVKELNIADNSFAGPISTFLCLKRNRMNKLIILDASFNLLSGELPDCWKDWQSLARLDLGSNSISGGIPHSMGSLVALQTLHLENNNISGDIPSSLQSCSQLELLDIGENHLQVTIPLWIGEMTSLMVLRLRSNGLHGHIPLQICQLSSIIVLDLANNSLSGTIPKCLNNLSALAKPDNGGSIHFGYLPYAYSMYVENLFLVPKKKQLEYFDNVKFVRLIDLSSNNLSESIPVEISVLFGLHFLNLSQNHLTGAIPEKIGSMKELESIDLSRNHLSGEIPPSMSNLTFLSQLDLSYNSLSGRIPLSTQLQSFDALSYTGNPQLCGDPLPKTCTVEEEPSNRTPIGRIEDHSEKYSFYIGLGVGFAVGFWAICGVLFFKRTWRHAYFRFLDGIKDWVYVTTMVKVNWFLEKLRSCHLISERHR
- the LOC115991593 gene encoding receptor-like protein EIX2 isoform X2, translated to MGASFATHVLFLLWFFAATFSLSLFKAESNISCIEKEKQALLIFKKGLSDPRNALSSWSDQVDCCRWDRVHCNNKTGRVTELHLSGFYYDDKSLLSGDYEKRLGDNLRWMSHFSSIQYLDLNSIDLHREVDWLQIMSKFSSLLELHLSTCQLDSLKPSLGFVNHTSLQVLDLSYNLFNHEIPNCFFNLSTSLVVLKLEYSLLKGKIPPSILNLHNLEYLLLSSNDLVGKIPESIGQLKYLKYLDLWYNSLSGPIPSSIGNFSYLEGLSLSDNQLSGTIPESLGLLSNLEWLSIDKNLLTGTVGEGHFTELSKLTSLYLSNPLFFNVSSNWIPPFQLDVAYMSYCKVGPNFPTWLQTQKSLRVIRMSKSEISDEVPGWFWNWTSNIEVIDLSGNHIEGDMSDAVLNSTVLNLNSNHFKGRMPQLSANVKELNIADNSFAGPISTFLCLKRNRMNKLIILDASFNLLSGELPDCWKDWQSLARLDLGSNSISGGIPHSMGSLVALQTLHLENNNISGDIPSSLQSCSQLELLDIGENHLQVTIPLWIGEMTSLMVLRLRSNGLHGHIPLQICQLSSIIVLDLANNSLSGTIPKCLNNLSALAKPDNGGSIHFGYLPYAYSMYVENLFLVPKKKQLEYFDNVKFVRLIDLSSNNLSESIPVEISVLFGLHFLNLSQNHLTGAIPEKIGSMKELESIDLSRNHLSGEIPPSMSNLTFLSQLDLSYNSLSGRIPLSTQLQSFDALSYTGNPQLCGDPLPKTCTVEEEPSNRTPIGRIEDHSEKYSFYIGLGVGFAVGFWAICGVLFFKRTWRHAYFRFLDGIKDWVYVTTMVKVNWFLEKLRSCHLISERHR